The genomic region AGTCAATGAGTTTTTGTTTGCCGGTAAAGAACGGATGGCATTGGGAGCAGATTTCAATGCGCTGCTCTCCGATCGTGCTGCGCACGCGGAAGGTGTTGCCGCAGGCGCAGGTAACCGTGCCTAAACGATAATTCGGGTGAATACTGTCTTTCATGTCGATCTCCAAAATCTGGCATTGTTTTCAGGAAGGCAAATAT from Cytophagia bacterium CHB2 harbors:
- the rpmE gene encoding 50S ribosomal protein L31, whose product is MKDSIHPNYRLGTVTCACGNTFRVRSTIGEQRIEICSQCHPFFTGKQKLIDSAGRVEKFRKKYEATAKSAPAQA